A single Methylomonas sp. AM2-LC DNA region contains:
- the cobJ gene encoding precorrin-3B C(17)-methyltransferase, which yields MTKAGKILLVGIGPGSHEHMTFRAKEAIAEADVVIGYSTYIKLVKDLLDGKEVIKKGMTEELDRSIEAFEHAKMGKTVAMVSSGDIGVYGMAGPTYELLLESGWTPDSQIQVEVIPGCTALSSCASLVGAPLTHDFCSISLSDLLTPWPVIARRLENAARGDFVVALYNPKSGRRTQHIIEAQTILLRHRSPDTPVAIVKSGYRSLQNIQMVRLAEMAECDIGMLTTVLVGNSSTFVKSGLMVTPRGYANKYDALTGETLAGEQAGRSLSMGLNGWQACVRKYVRDSGKTTLQETSNYFGRPLAEILEAVSAATTEDFAGLFTAKLVDSKHYDILLDKLPNWGKLRAVVRSAGGAIAELLIQGQNLQLKNNWLSLVNEHFHLHVDWQKAHKIWFLSRSAEAYGIQITDPEGESLLNLWLVKEGSDFDETALHHYHDDQAKLTQSTIQESYIHE from the coding sequence CCAAAGAGGCTATAGCTGAAGCAGATGTGGTGATAGGCTATAGCACTTATATTAAGCTGGTGAAAGACTTGTTGGATGGTAAGGAAGTCATCAAAAAAGGTATGACCGAAGAGCTGGATAGAAGTATCGAAGCATTCGAACATGCCAAAATGGGAAAAACTGTGGCCATGGTTTCTTCGGGTGATATTGGCGTTTACGGCATGGCCGGTCCGACCTATGAGTTACTGCTGGAAAGCGGCTGGACACCCGATAGCCAGATTCAAGTTGAAGTAATTCCTGGCTGCACAGCTTTATCTAGTTGTGCATCGCTAGTCGGTGCGCCTTTAACTCATGATTTTTGCTCAATTTCCCTATCCGACCTATTAACGCCGTGGCCAGTAATTGCCAGACGTTTGGAAAACGCAGCACGAGGCGACTTTGTAGTCGCTTTGTACAATCCCAAAAGCGGACGCCGCACTCAACATATTATTGAGGCGCAAACTATTTTGTTACGTCATCGTAGCCCGGATACACCGGTAGCCATTGTCAAATCAGGTTATCGAAGCTTGCAAAACATTCAGATGGTAAGATTGGCGGAAATGGCTGAGTGTGACATTGGTATGTTAACCACAGTCTTAGTAGGTAATAGCAGTACTTTCGTTAAATCTGGTTTAATGGTGACACCCCGTGGCTATGCCAATAAATATGATGCACTGACTGGTGAAACGCTAGCAGGTGAACAAGCCGGACGTTCATTGAGCATGGGATTAAATGGTTGGCAAGCTTGTGTTCGCAAGTATGTGCGCGATAGCGGTAAAACAACATTGCAAGAGACAAGCAACTATTTCGGCAGACCCTTGGCAGAAATTCTTGAGGCTGTATCCGCTGCCACAACAGAGGATTTTGCTGGGTTATTTACGGCAAAGTTAGTTGATTCTAAACATTACGACATACTACTTGATAAATTGCCAAACTGGGGCAAGTTACGTGCCGTAGTGCGTAGTGCTGGCGGGGCAATAGCTGAACTATTAATTCAAGGCCAGAATTTACAGCTTAAAAACAATTGGCTTAGCCTTGTTAATGAACATTTTCATTTGCATGTGGATTGGCAAAAAGCCCATAAAATCTGGTTTTTGAGTCGGAGCGCGGAAGCCTATGGCATCCAAATTACTGATCCCGAAGGCGAATCGTTACTAAATCTGTGGCTGGTCAAGGAGGGTAGTGATTTCGATGAAACTGCGCTACATCATTATCACGATGACCAAGCTAAATTAACCCAATCTACTATCCAGGAGTCTTATATACATGAATGA